In one window of Triticum dicoccoides isolate Atlit2015 ecotype Zavitan unplaced genomic scaffold, WEW_v2.0 scaffold80045, whole genome shotgun sequence DNA:
- the LOC119347934 gene encoding germin-like protein 8-11 gives MASSPSFLLLAALLALVSWQAVASDPGPLQDFCVADMNSPVRVNGFVCKNPVEVNADDFFKAAALDKPRVTNKVGSNVTLINVMQIAGLNTLGISIARIDYAPLGQNPPHTHPRATEILTVLEGTLYVGFVTSNQPAPNRNKFLSKVLNKGDVFVFPVGLIHFQFNPNPHKPAVAIAALSSQN, from the exons ATGgcgtcgtccccttccttccttctcctcgccGCTCTTCTTGCCTTGGTCTCATGGCAGGCTGTTGCCTCTGACCCTGGCCCTCTCCAGGACTTCTGTGTCGCCGACATGAATTCACCAG TACGTGTCAATGGGTTTGTGTGCAAGAACCCAGTGGAGGTCAACGCTGATGACTTCTTCAAGGCAGCCGCCCTCGACAAGCCTAGGGTGACCAACAAGGTTGGATCCAACGTCACTTTGATCAACGTCATGCAGATTGCTGGACTCAACACCCTCGGCATCTCAATTGCGCGCATCGACTATGCTCCCTTGGGCCAGAACCCACCACATACGCACCCTCGCGCCACTGAGATCCTCACGGTGCTCGAGGGGACACTGTACGTTGGCTTTGTCACATCCAACCAGCCCGCCCCAAACAGAAACAAGTTCCTCTCCAAGGTGCTCAACAAAGGTGATGTGTTTGTCTTCCCGGTGGGGCTCATTCACTTCCAATTCAACCCCAACCCCCAC